From a region of the Chloroflexota bacterium genome:
- a CDS encoding peptide ABC transporter substrate-binding protein gives MVKKPKTLWSLIALLILVLPLLAACGDAASTATTATDSTQPTTASDATAPTTAPTAGTDSQPTTGSTDVKDVTVTLPFQQGGITSLDHAYWSAQLFVSQGVVFEGLYGYDQQLNIVPKIAESATPSADNLVWTIKLRKDKKWSNGDPVTAKDFYAAWVRAAGPELKDAPMWAGMMGYVKNGYAFKAGAVGVDEVGFKLIDDYTIEVTLSQPNAAFINFLPVMNAMPINAKSLEANPSDWFDPKNAVYNGPYIVESWVSGGDIVLKRNPNYVGEGTGNVGTIVLRPYADANARLQAFENQEIQFTFLEDASQLAYAQGNPDIKDNIKSEENPIVWKGIQYNRSLNAGPLQDVRVRQAFALSIDKKAITDQILKGLAVPTDTFNSDVRVKDKVKSLTFDVAKAKQLLAEAGYPDGAGFPELTFYAPPSNDPQMPWIEAVVKMWQDNLGVKVVIQNNEGPVYSNIQWSNYNKDIQPGFATLGGPMNWFQPLDLTLATNHIWYFMDFKEGGMAKFAEYQTQIDAVSSTEAVGDWADLTARAEAAWTKRQAISKIEEPEMAKISAKAPEAPSFKDQWDAINERFTAAKDDAEKLTAYKDGLLLVLKEEQDATWYDYRTEENKQAQRLMIKLAGQTLDDAWQTLPEIQQLAIDSAWMIPIYYDKLYYATDPRLSGIVINKLSWGGIFQYQYLQWTE, from the coding sequence ATGGTAAAGAAGCCAAAAACCCTGTGGAGCTTGATTGCGCTCCTGATTCTCGTTTTGCCACTCTTAGCAGCCTGTGGCGATGCCGCCTCAACTGCAACCACCGCGACCGACTCAACCCAACCAACCACTGCTAGCGATGCTACCGCTCCAACCACGGCACCAACCGCCGGCACTGATTCCCAGCCGACAACTGGCAGTACAGATGTTAAAGATGTGACGGTAACCTTGCCATTCCAACAAGGTGGCATTACCAGTCTTGACCATGCCTACTGGTCAGCTCAATTGTTTGTCTCACAAGGCGTTGTGTTCGAAGGCTTGTATGGCTACGATCAACAATTGAACATCGTGCCAAAAATCGCCGAAAGCGCTACTCCTTCAGCCGACAACCTCGTTTGGACGATCAAACTGCGCAAAGATAAAAAATGGTCGAATGGCGACCCAGTTACCGCTAAAGATTTCTATGCTGCTTGGGTTCGAGCAGCTGGCCCAGAATTAAAAGATGCTCCAATGTGGGCAGGGATGATGGGCTATGTCAAAAATGGCTATGCCTTCAAGGCTGGTGCAGTTGGTGTCGATGAAGTCGGCTTCAAATTGATCGACGATTACACGATCGAAGTGACCTTGAGCCAACCAAACGCTGCTTTTATCAACTTCTTGCCAGTTATGAACGCCATGCCAATCAATGCTAAGAGCTTGGAAGCCAATCCTAGCGATTGGTTCGACCCCAAGAATGCTGTCTACAACGGCCCATACATTGTTGAATCATGGGTCAGCGGCGGCGACATCGTGCTCAAGCGCAACCCCAATTATGTTGGCGAAGGCACTGGCAACGTTGGCACGATCGTTTTGCGGCCTTACGCCGATGCTAATGCTCGCTTGCAAGCCTTTGAAAACCAAGAAATTCAATTCACCTTCCTTGAAGATGCTAGCCAATTGGCCTACGCTCAAGGCAACCCCGACATCAAAGACAACATCAAGAGCGAAGAAAACCCAATCGTTTGGAAGGGTATTCAATACAATCGTTCATTGAATGCTGGCCCATTGCAAGATGTGCGGGTGCGCCAAGCCTTCGCCTTGTCAATCGACAAAAAAGCGATCACCGACCAAATTTTGAAGGGCTTGGCAGTCCCAACCGATACCTTCAACAGCGATGTGCGGGTCAAGGATAAAGTTAAGAGCTTGACCTTCGATGTTGCCAAAGCCAAGCAATTGCTGGCCGAAGCTGGCTATCCCGATGGCGCTGGCTTCCCTGAATTGACCTTCTACGCGCCACCATCAAACGACCCACAAATGCCTTGGATCGAAGCCGTCGTCAAGATGTGGCAAGATAACTTGGGCGTGAAGGTTGTGATCCAAAACAACGAGGGTCCAGTTTACTCAAATATCCAATGGTCGAACTACAACAAAGATATTCAACCAGGCTTTGCCACTCTCGGCGGCCCAATGAACTGGTTCCAACCACTCGACTTGACCTTGGCTACCAACCATATTTGGTACTTCATGGATTTCAAAGAAGGCGGGATGGCTAAGTTCGCTGAATATCAAACCCAAATCGATGCTGTCAGCAGCACCGAAGCCGTTGGCGATTGGGCTGATTTGACCGCTCGTGCTGAAGCTGCTTGGACTAAGCGCCAAGCTATCAGTAAAATTGAAGAGCCAGAAATGGCCAAAATCTCGGCTAAAGCTCCTGAAGCTCCCAGCTTCAAAGATCAATGGGATGCCATCAACGAACGCTTTACCGCAGCTAAAGATGACGCTGAAAAGCTGACTGCCTACAAAGATGGCTTGTTGTTGGTCTTGAAAGAAGAACAAGACGCAACGTGGTATGATTATCGTACCGAAGAAAACAAACAAGCCCAACGCTTGATGATCAAACTGGCTGGCCAAACGCTCGACGACGCTTGGCAAACCTTGCCCGAAATTCAACAATTGGCAATCGACTCAGCTTGGATGATCCCCATCTACTACGACAAGTTGTACTACGCTACCGATCCACGACTCTCAGGCATTGTGATCAACAAACTCTCGTGGGGCGGGATCTTCCAATATCAATACTTACAGTGGACTGAATAA
- a CDS encoding NAD(P)-binding domain-containing protein: protein MDRIALHPNSERLQCLSRYSCCSNCVWLEATMLIGVLGAGRVGQMFCELLVERGHQVLLANSRGPASLQTLVAQLGPQVTAVESAELQQAEMIILVVRWQHIPAALERLANYNGIVIDVINNRFGPKPSDFYDLSGRGSSEIVAELLPQARLVKAFNHQPFADLAHLNEPPTPKALFVAGDDQAAKQVVIGLIEALGATAMDLGGLIEGGRLFSTGTGLLAGHGRVLTVAEAQAILAQAA from the coding sequence ATGGACAGGATCGCACTCCATCCAAATAGTGAACGATTGCAGTGCTTATCACGCTATAGTTGTTGCAGCAATTGTGTTTGGTTGGAGGCAACGATGTTAATTGGTGTTTTAGGGGCTGGTCGGGTTGGTCAAATGTTTTGCGAATTGTTGGTTGAGCGTGGGCATCAAGTATTGTTGGCAAATTCGCGTGGCCCAGCCTCGTTGCAAACGCTGGTTGCTCAACTTGGCCCGCAGGTCACGGCAGTTGAATCAGCCGAGTTGCAACAGGCTGAAATGATCATCTTGGTGGTTCGTTGGCAGCATATTCCCGCTGCCTTAGAGCGATTGGCCAATTACAATGGGATTGTCATTGACGTAATCAATAATCGCTTTGGCCCAAAACCTAGTGATTTTTACGATTTAAGCGGGCGTGGGTCAAGCGAAATCGTGGCTGAACTATTGCCACAAGCCCGGTTAGTTAAGGCCTTTAATCATCAGCCGTTTGCTGATTTGGCCCATTTGAATGAGCCGCCAACACCCAAAGCCTTATTTGTGGCGGGCGACGATCAAGCAGCAAAACAGGTTGTGATTGGATTAATTGAAGCCTTGGGGGCGACCGCCATGGATTTGGGCGGTTTGATTGAGGGCGGGCGTTTATTTTCGACTGGAACCGGACTGTTAGCAGGCCATGGACGAGTTTTGACCGTGGCTGAAGCCCAGGCAATTTTGGCGCAAGCTGCTTAA
- a CDS encoding RCC1 repeat-containing protein, which produces MRHSLFCALLLIGLTLLPQASIATADELSQAVTTRQISGGENFSCGIFDGAAYCWGNNADGRLGIGVDFNRTWYVKTAAPVVGLGSNMLQVATGSRAACGLLSNGTVKCWGDNSYGQLGNGTTNDSLVPVAVVGLSNVKSLAVGTAYDHMCAVKQSGQVVCWGFNDRGQLGNGTTNHSSTPVNVTGLNANVETVFVGSNTSCAIVAGAAKCWGNGGSGQLGNGGFNSSSIPVQVSGLTSGVTDMALGSTSTCAIVAGAAKCWGSGDSGRLGNGTLNTSPLPVQVYGLTANVKNIMSGYNHACAIVNTSIGTRGNEVLCWGNNDFHQVGSTNNYEMLPFTVASTNGSTKLGSGRNHSCTIIMASVIRCWGLNGDAQLGIGTQEPEVATPTDVIRPMAQVVAMDLGAVHSCVTLANSLNRCWGDNQSYQIGTGTSTIYPNPTYPQGLPAAGLDIAAGGAGCVVSTDARLFCWGRNILGEVGNGTTNIVATPTHISIPGGVKQVDSTGATTCALNMTNQVYCWGYNEDGQVGNGTTTNQLTPQLINIDGQATSISLGTRHTCALMTTGYIKCWGSNSYGQLGLGSTTNYPTPQFVHNASNGNAIELKTNGHHTCVVMATTEIRCWGYNASGQIGIGNTTNALVPFSVITGVKSMGLGLNHTCAVMLDGTLKCWGSNSDGQLGNGTTTGSLSPMTITGITNLYRVSGGMFHTCAAQSTPTIYCWGDNSYGQLGNGSTTDSLVPVLTTTIVQ; this is translated from the coding sequence ATGCGTCATAGCCTGTTTTGTGCACTTTTATTAATCGGACTAACACTTCTGCCCCAAGCTTCGATAGCAACCGCAGACGAATTGAGCCAAGCGGTTACTACCCGTCAAATTAGCGGCGGCGAGAATTTCTCGTGTGGTATTTTTGATGGTGCGGCCTATTGTTGGGGTAATAACGCTGATGGAAGGCTTGGAATTGGGGTTGACTTTAACCGCACATGGTATGTTAAAACCGCTGCACCAGTCGTTGGGCTTGGCAGTAATATGCTGCAAGTTGCCACCGGAAGTCGGGCAGCATGTGGCCTCTTAAGCAATGGAACAGTCAAATGTTGGGGTGATAATAGCTACGGGCAACTTGGCAATGGAACCACTAACGACTCACTTGTGCCCGTGGCTGTGGTTGGCTTGAGCAACGTTAAAAGCCTAGCAGTTGGCACGGCCTATGATCATATGTGTGCTGTGAAACAGTCAGGGCAGGTCGTTTGCTGGGGGTTCAATGATCGGGGCCAATTAGGCAATGGCACAACAAATCATTCGAGCACTCCAGTTAATGTCACTGGATTAAACGCTAATGTTGAAACCGTGTTTGTCGGTAGCAATACCAGCTGCGCGATTGTGGCGGGGGCGGCTAAATGTTGGGGCAATGGTGGCTCTGGCCAGCTTGGCAATGGTGGTTTTAATAGTTCAAGTATTCCGGTTCAAGTGAGTGGCCTAACCAGTGGCGTAACTGATATGGCGCTTGGTAGCACCTCAACTTGCGCGATTGTGGCGGGGGCGGCCAAATGTTGGGGCAGTGGTGACTCTGGCCGGCTTGGCAATGGAACGCTTAATACTTCACCCTTGCCAGTTCAAGTATATGGCTTGACTGCCAACGTTAAAAATATCATGAGCGGTTATAACCATGCTTGCGCAATTGTTAATACCAGCATTGGTACACGTGGCAATGAAGTACTATGTTGGGGTAATAATGATTTTCATCAAGTAGGCTCAACCAATAACTATGAAATGCTTCCTTTTACCGTGGCAAGCACCAATGGCTCAACCAAACTTGGCAGTGGGCGTAACCATTCATGTACCATCATCATGGCTTCAGTGATCCGTTGTTGGGGTTTGAATGGTGATGCCCAGCTTGGAATTGGCACCCAAGAACCAGAAGTCGCCACTCCTACTGATGTTATTCGGCCAATGGCTCAAGTAGTAGCGATGGATTTAGGGGCGGTCCATAGTTGTGTCACGCTTGCCAACAGTCTCAATCGCTGTTGGGGTGATAACCAAAGCTATCAGATCGGCACTGGAACAAGTACGATCTATCCCAATCCAACCTATCCTCAAGGGCTTCCCGCAGCTGGCCTCGATATCGCCGCAGGTGGAGCAGGATGTGTGGTTTCAACCGATGCTCGACTGTTCTGTTGGGGAAGGAATATTTTGGGAGAAGTCGGGAACGGCACGACCAATATCGTTGCAACCCCCACCCATATCTCTATTCCTGGCGGGGTAAAACAGGTGGACTCGACTGGGGCAACGACCTGTGCGCTCAATATGACCAATCAGGTCTATTGTTGGGGCTATAACGAGGATGGTCAAGTTGGCAATGGGACAACTACCAATCAACTTACGCCACAATTGATTAACATTGATGGTCAGGCAACCAGCATCAGCCTTGGTACAAGGCATACCTGTGCGTTGATGACGACAGGATACATCAAATGTTGGGGCAGTAATAGCTATGGCCAGCTTGGCCTCGGTTCGACCACCAATTACCCAACTCCACAGTTCGTTCATAATGCCAGCAACGGAAATGCGATCGAATTGAAGACCAATGGTCATCATACCTGCGTGGTGATGGCAACCACGGAAATTCGTTGCTGGGGATATAACGCCTCTGGGCAAATTGGGATCGGGAATACCACGAATGCCTTGGTTCCCTTCAGTGTTATTACTGGGGTCAAATCAATGGGGCTTGGCCTCAATCACACCTGTGCGGTTATGCTTGATGGCACGCTTAAGTGTTGGGGGAGCAATAGTGATGGACAGTTGGGGAATGGAACGACGACTGGCAGTCTTTCCCCAATGACCATCACTGGTATCACCAACCTCTATCGGGTCAGTGGCGGGATGTTTCATACATGTGCCGCTCAATCGACCCCGACAATCTACTGCTGGGGTGATAATAGCTATGGCCAGCTTGGTAATGGCAGCACCACCGACTCGCTTGTTCCAGTGCTGACTACAACTATTGTTCAATAA
- a CDS encoding sugar ABC transporter permease YjfF (membrane component of a putative sugar ABC transporter system) produces MTQRLKLSVLRHGPLLTTITIFLMAYIIGSQLYPAMQRPQAFFNLFINNGFLLIVGIGMTFVIITGGIDLSVGGVLALTTAASAALLKLGVSAAVVIPLMLVMGTAIGLGLGSIIHFFKVQPFIVTLMGLFFARGLAYIISLTSVTITDPFYKYLALTPIHIPFFAKAYVYIPTLVGPLLLLVAIHLAYFTRFGRIMYAIGNNEQSAGLMGFPVGRTKIMVYAFSGFCSALAGIVFSISLLAGYGQFATGVELDVIAAVVMGGTLLTGGVGNVIGTLFGILIEGTIISILQYNGTLSSWWTRICVGVLTLIFIGIQSIFARRKKDL; encoded by the coding sequence ATGACACAACGCCTGAAGCTTTCCGTCCTGCGGCATGGCCCGCTACTGACAACAATTACGATTTTTCTGATGGCCTATATCATTGGTTCCCAACTGTATCCTGCTATGCAACGGCCTCAGGCATTTTTCAACCTGTTTATAAATAATGGCTTCCTGCTGATCGTTGGGATCGGTATGACCTTTGTGATTATCACTGGAGGGATTGACCTTTCGGTGGGTGGGGTCTTGGCACTGACGACGGCGGCATCGGCTGCGCTGCTCAAATTGGGGGTCAGTGCAGCTGTCGTTATACCGCTGATGCTGGTCATGGGCACAGCGATTGGGCTTGGACTGGGCAGCATTATCCATTTTTTCAAAGTGCAGCCGTTCATCGTTACCCTGATGGGTCTGTTTTTTGCCCGTGGCCTTGCCTACATCATCAGCCTCACATCGGTCACTATCACCGACCCATTTTACAAATATCTTGCCCTTACCCCAATCCATATTCCGTTTTTTGCTAAAGCCTATGTCTACATTCCCACCCTTGTCGGTCCGCTGCTGCTGCTTGTGGCGATCCATCTTGCCTACTTTACCCGTTTTGGCCGCATTATGTATGCCATCGGCAACAACGAGCAGTCGGCTGGCCTGATGGGTTTTCCGGTTGGCCGTACCAAAATCATGGTTTATGCCTTCAGCGGCTTTTGCTCAGCTCTCGCCGGAATCGTATTTAGTATCTCGCTGCTCGCTGGCTACGGGCAGTTCGCGACTGGGGTTGAATTGGATGTCATCGCGGCGGTGGTGATGGGTGGTACGCTGCTCACTGGCGGGGTTGGCAATGTAATCGGCACATTGTTTGGCATTCTGATCGAAGGAACGATTATCTCCATCCTTCAGTACAATGGCACGCTGAGTTCGTGGTGGACACGGATTTGCGTCGGCGTGCTAACGCTGATCTTTATTGGTATCCAAAGCATCTTCGCTCGACGCAAAAAAGATCTGTAA
- a CDS encoding ABC transporter permease, whose protein sequence is MNYKASFKRIRESRLFWVLTAWAVILGFNALFIPEFFRINIQDGHLYGNLIDVLNNGAPLMLVAIGMTLVIATGGIDLSVGAVMAISAAMGAVLINPAPTDKLVSNEILTRNATNTPLAIIVLATLAAGMLCGLWNGLLVSRAKIQPLVATLILMVAGRGIAQLITNGQIITIYYTPYFWFGNGYILGLPVSIYIVAAVAIITWIGVRKTPIGLFIEAVGINPKATYYSGISAKNIQLLAYTFSGFCSALAGLILSSYVHSADGNNNGLNYELDAILAVVMGGTMLSGGRFSLLASVIGAMVIWTFTLSMYALGVPANALLAGRAVLVLLVILLYSDRRLIKRRSKSADHQNKPDVMTSDEKLDLPRP, encoded by the coding sequence ATGAACTACAAGGCTTCTTTCAAGCGGATTCGCGAAAGCCGCCTGTTCTGGGTGCTTACCGCGTGGGCGGTTATCCTTGGATTTAATGCGCTATTTATCCCCGAATTTTTTCGCATCAATATCCAAGATGGTCATCTCTATGGCAATCTGATTGATGTGCTGAATAATGGTGCACCGCTCATGCTGGTGGCGATCGGGATGACGCTGGTGATTGCTACTGGCGGTATCGATCTTTCGGTTGGAGCTGTTATGGCGATCTCAGCAGCTATGGGTGCTGTTCTGATCAACCCCGCACCGACCGATAAGTTGGTCTCAAATGAGATCCTGACCAGAAACGCTACCAATACGCCGCTGGCAATCATCGTGCTAGCAACGTTGGCGGCGGGGATGTTGTGCGGCCTTTGGAATGGTCTGCTGGTTTCGCGAGCTAAGATCCAGCCACTGGTGGCAACCTTGATATTAATGGTTGCTGGTCGGGGTATTGCCCAGCTGATTACCAACGGTCAGATTATCACAATCTACTACACGCCCTACTTTTGGTTTGGCAACGGCTACATCTTGGGTCTGCCTGTATCGATCTATATTGTTGCAGCGGTGGCAATCATCACCTGGATTGGTGTGCGCAAAACCCCGATCGGATTGTTCATCGAGGCCGTGGGGATTAATCCAAAAGCCACCTATTATAGTGGGATCAGTGCCAAGAATATTCAGTTGCTGGCCTACACGTTTAGCGGTTTTTGCAGCGCTCTCGCTGGATTGATCCTTAGCTCCTACGTGCATAGTGCCGATGGTAACAACAATGGCCTTAACTATGAGCTGGACGCAATTCTGGCCGTTGTGATGGGTGGGACGATGTTGTCTGGTGGGCGTTTTTCGCTCCTAGCGAGCGTGATCGGCGCGATGGTCATCTGGACATTCACGCTTTCGATGTATGCGCTGGGAGTGCCAGCAAACGCCTTGCTCGCTGGACGGGCAGTGCTAGTTCTGCTGGTAATCCTGCTCTATTCCGATCGTCGGCTGATCAAACGCCGTAGCAAGAGCGCGGATCATCAGAACAAGCCGGATGTGATGACATCAGACGAGAAACTGGATCTCCCGCGCCCATAG
- a CDS encoding sugar ABC transporter ATP-binding protein, with protein MADPQNLITVKGISKAFPGVVALEGVDFTLRKGEIHALMGENGAGKSTLIKILTGVEQPDTGSIELENKAIRIKSPQHAQELGISTVYQEINLCTNISVAENIMLGHEPRRFGGIYWKKLNELARQALARLGIELDVTQPLGIYSIAIQQMVAITRALEIASAKVLILDEPTSSLDANETARLFAVMRALKQAGIGVVFVTHFLDQVYEIVDRVTILRNGSFVGSFDIAALPRVELVAKMLGRVVGELQALAHDKTQVERQPDQGRLIDASGLGLSGMLEPLDLTMNAGEVLGIAGLLGSGRTELASLLFGIATPDSGTLLVDGQSVARFSPRESIKRGVALCPEDRKAEGIVGDLSIRENIILGLQGRYGWFRFIGKQQQYEIAEKYIKLLGIRTPSPDQLVKNLSGGNQQKVILARWLVTQPRLLILDEPTRGIDVGAKAEIQKLVLELVKDGMSIVFISSELEEVVRISDRILVLRDRAKVAEYDHSVSDRTLMQTMAGEA; from the coding sequence ATGGCTGATCCGCAGAATCTTATCACCGTCAAAGGTATTTCCAAAGCATTTCCCGGGGTTGTCGCCCTCGAAGGTGTCGATTTTACGCTGCGAAAAGGCGAGATCCATGCCCTGATGGGCGAGAACGGTGCTGGTAAATCTACCCTGATCAAAATTCTTACTGGGGTGGAGCAGCCCGACACAGGCAGCATTGAGCTAGAAAACAAGGCTATCCGCATCAAATCTCCGCAGCATGCGCAGGAGCTTGGCATCAGCACGGTGTATCAAGAGATTAATCTTTGCACGAATATTTCTGTCGCCGAAAATATTATGCTCGGCCATGAGCCACGGCGCTTTGGCGGTATCTACTGGAAAAAGCTGAACGAATTGGCCCGCCAAGCCCTAGCACGACTTGGTATCGAGTTGGATGTAACGCAGCCGCTCGGCATCTACTCGATCGCGATCCAACAGATGGTTGCGATCACCCGCGCTCTTGAGATAGCCTCGGCCAAAGTGCTAATCTTGGATGAACCAACCTCAAGCTTGGATGCTAACGAAACTGCGCGGCTTTTTGCGGTCATGCGGGCGCTCAAGCAGGCGGGCATCGGGGTTGTGTTTGTCACGCATTTCTTAGATCAAGTGTACGAAATCGTTGATCGGGTGACTATTCTGCGCAATGGGAGCTTCGTTGGCAGCTTCGATATTGCAGCTCTCCCACGGGTTGAACTAGTGGCTAAAATGCTTGGGCGAGTGGTCGGCGAATTGCAGGCACTGGCTCATGACAAAACGCAGGTCGAGCGCCAGCCCGATCAGGGACGATTGATCGATGCAAGCGGTCTTGGCTTGAGCGGCATGCTGGAACCACTCGATCTGACCATGAATGCTGGTGAAGTGCTTGGAATTGCAGGGCTGCTCGGCTCTGGTCGTACCGAGTTGGCAAGCCTGCTTTTTGGCATTGCGACTCCTGATAGTGGCACATTGCTGGTCGATGGGCAGTCGGTTGCGCGGTTTTCTCCGCGAGAATCGATCAAGCGTGGAGTTGCGCTATGTCCTGAGGATCGCAAGGCCGAGGGAATTGTGGGCGATCTCAGCATTCGTGAAAATATTATCCTTGGCTTGCAAGGACGTTATGGCTGGTTCAGGTTCATTGGCAAACAGCAGCAATATGAGATTGCCGAGAAATACATCAAACTGCTTGGTATTCGCACGCCATCGCCCGACCAGTTGGTTAAAAACTTAAGCGGCGGCAACCAACAGAAGGTTATTCTTGCTCGCTGGCTTGTTACCCAGCCACGCCTGCTGATTCTCGATGAACCGACGCGGGGCATTGATGTAGGTGCCAAGGCCGAGATTCAAAAGTTGGTGCTGGAATTAGTTAAGGATGGCATGTCAATCGTGTTTATTTCCTCCGAGTTGGAAGAGGTGGTGCGGATCAGCGATCGTATCCTAGTCTTGCGCGACCGCGCCAAAGTGGCCGAGTACGACCATTCAGTCAGTGATCGAACTCTTATGCAAACGATGGCAGGTGAGGCATGA
- a CDS encoding ABC transporter substrate-binding protein: protein MSISRSFATRLLALLVIIGLAGCGASEATTAPSANAPAAGAKTYSDMVLCYPQLGAESDWRTANTASIKETAATLGIKQLVFSDAQQKQENQISAVRACIQQGVDVIALPPVVEDGWDAVLTEAKNAGIPVIIVDRSVSADKSLYSTHIGSNMVLEGERAAAEFNKMMPNGGVILELSGTTGSGAAVGRAKGLRNKLNSNITILDSQTGNFTRAEAVPVMQALLKKYTPGKDFQGLFIHNDDMGIGAIEVLKAAGVQPGDLKIVSVDGTRGGFQAMVDGWFQADVECNPLLGPQVFELALKLMNGQPVEPEVITNETVYYPENAAELLPTRKY from the coding sequence ATGAGTATTTCACGATCATTCGCGACGCGTCTGTTGGCGCTACTGGTTATCATCGGCTTGGCCGGTTGCGGTGCCTCGGAAGCTACCACTGCACCATCGGCGAACGCGCCAGCGGCGGGAGCGAAAACCTACAGCGACATGGTGCTGTGCTATCCGCAGCTTGGAGCTGAAAGCGACTGGCGTACCGCCAATACCGCCTCGATCAAAGAAACAGCGGCAACTCTTGGAATTAAACAACTCGTCTTCTCTGATGCCCAACAGAAACAAGAAAATCAAATTTCCGCCGTGCGTGCCTGTATCCAGCAGGGCGTGGATGTGATTGCCCTGCCACCAGTGGTTGAGGATGGCTGGGATGCTGTTCTGACCGAGGCTAAGAATGCTGGAATTCCAGTGATTATTGTTGACCGCAGCGTGAGCGCCGATAAATCCCTGTATAGCACCCACATCGGTTCCAATATGGTGTTGGAAGGCGAGCGAGCTGCCGCAGAGTTCAACAAGATGATGCCAAACGGCGGCGTGATTCTCGAACTCTCAGGAACCACTGGCTCCGGTGCAGCAGTCGGGCGAGCCAAGGGTTTGCGCAACAAACTCAACTCCAATATCACTATCCTCGACTCGCAAACTGGTAATTTCACTCGGGCTGAGGCCGTCCCTGTGATGCAGGCGCTGCTGAAAAAATACACGCCTGGCAAAGATTTCCAAGGTTTATTTATCCACAACGACGATATGGGCATCGGCGCAATCGAAGTCCTCAAGGCAGCTGGTGTCCAACCAGGCGATCTCAAGATTGTGTCGGTAGACGGCACACGCGGTGGCTTCCAAGCTATGGTTGATGGCTGGTTTCAAGCCGATGTTGAATGTAACCCACTGCTTGGCCCACAGGTGTTCGAACTGGCGCTGAAGCTTATGAACGGTCAGCCAGTTGAGCCAGAAGTGATCACCAATGAAACGGTCTACTATCCAGAGAACGCCGCAGAGCTGTTGCCGACGCGCAAATACTAG
- a CDS encoding ABC transporter substrate-binding protein — MKALALYRRVIALSMVLTLAACGGSSPSTSGATASPLDVQTKTYPELVVGFAQIGAESEWRTANTRSIQDTANLLGVELDLSDAQQQQENQIKAIRSFIAQGVDVIGVSPVVETGWDEVFAEVKQAGIPLILLDRNAAVPDDLYSVRIGSDFVEEGRRACGEMARLLDGQGSIIILEGTQGSAPMIGRGTGFQECLREHPGLQVIDIQSGDFIRARGKEEMAALLQTHGSSIDGVFAQNDDMALGAIEAIEEYGLRPGIDIKIVSIDAVRAAFEAMIAGKLNATIECNPLLGPLFFETALNLANDTPVEKWIKPIEGVYRQDTAAQELPRRKY; from the coding sequence ATGAAAGCCCTTGCACTCTACCGCCGCGTCATCGCACTGTCTATGGTGTTGACTCTGGCGGCGTGCGGCGGCTCCTCGCCTAGTACCAGCGGAGCAACAGCATCCCCACTCGATGTTCAGACCAAAACCTATCCTGAGTTGGTTGTCGGGTTTGCCCAAATCGGAGCCGAAAGCGAGTGGCGCACCGCCAACACGCGCTCGATCCAAGATACGGCGAACCTGCTCGGGGTCGAATTGGATCTTTCCGATGCCCAGCAACAGCAGGAAAACCAGATCAAGGCCATCCGTTCATTTATTGCCCAAGGTGTCGATGTTATCGGAGTTTCGCCAGTGGTTGAGACGGGCTGGGACGAGGTTTTTGCCGAGGTGAAACAGGCCGGCATCCCGCTAATCCTGCTCGATCGCAACGCCGCTGTGCCCGACGATCTCTATAGCGTGCGAATCGGCTCGGACTTTGTTGAAGAGGGTCGGCGGGCCTGTGGCGAGATGGCCCGCCTGCTCGATGGTCAAGGATCGATCATCATCTTGGAAGGAACCCAAGGATCAGCACCGATGATCGGACGAGGCACTGGCTTTCAGGAATGCCTGCGCGAACATCCTGGTCTGCAGGTGATCGACATCCAGTCCGGCGATTTCATTCGCGCCCGTGGCAAAGAAGAAATGGCAGCCTTACTGCAAACGCATGGCAGCAGCATCGACGGCGTGTTTGCTCAGAACGATGACATGGCGCTTGGTGCGATCGAGGCGATCGAGGAGTATGGGCTACGGCCTGGCATTGATATCAAGATTGTTTCGATTGATGCGGTACGAGCCGCCTTCGAAGCGATGATCGCTGGCAAGCTGAACGCTACCATCGAGTGTAACCCGCTGCTTGGTCCACTGTTCTTCGAGACGGCGCTGAACTTGGCCAATGACACACCAGTCGAAAAATGGATCAAGCCGATCGAGGGCGTATACCGACAGGATACCGCCGCACAGGAATTGCCTAGGCGCAAATATTAG